A genomic stretch from Candidatus Methanomassiliicoccus intestinalis Issoire-Mx1 includes:
- a CDS encoding ABC transporter ATP-binding protein yields MEMMSIIHLALRNLNELSAGQHQRASIARGLAQLPQVLILDEPTANLDVRHQLMVTNLLSSLSHKNDMMILMISHDLNIAAKYADKIIIMSTPGIIYKIGTPGEVITPEVMRYVYGVDCMIENVQGHPHVILLDALSDENIRKMHEESE; encoded by the coding sequence ATGGAGATGATGAGCATAATTCATTTAGCATTGAGAAATCTAAATGAACTCTCCGCAGGTCAGCATCAAAGGGCGTCCATAGCGAGAGGACTCGCACAGCTTCCGCAGGTCTTAATTCTAGATGAACCAACTGCTAATCTGGATGTAAGGCATCAGCTGATGGTTACCAATCTGCTCAGCAGTCTCTCGCATAAAAATGATATGATGATTCTTATGATAAGTCATGATCTGAACATTGCAGCAAAATACGCAGACAAAATAATCATCATGAGTACTCCTGGAATTATTTATAAAATAGGAACACCTGGAGAAGTCATAACTCCTGAGGTTATGCGATATGTCTACGGGGTGGATTGCATGATTGAAAATGTCCAGGGTCATCCTCATGTTATCTTACTTGATGCTTTGTCTGATGAAAATATACGCAAAATGCATGAGGAGTCTGAATAA
- a CDS encoding ATP-binding cassette domain-containing protein, whose amino-acid sequence MEITLDNVNFSYDDSPVLHNISLTLNEPGLVCIIGPNGVGKSTLIKCINKILQPDSGQIFLNNKNINDMSFKEISKIMGYVPAAANDMFSMTVIDSILIGRYPHKIGVLLLMKM is encoded by the coding sequence ATGGAGATAACTTTAGATAATGTTAATTTCAGTTATGACGATTCACCTGTTCTGCATAATATTTCTTTAACACTCAATGAACCAGGGTTAGTTTGCATAATTGGACCAAATGGGGTAGGAAAATCAACTCTTATTAAATGCATAAATAAAATACTCCAACCTGATTCTGGACAGATCTTTTTAAACAATAAAAACATAAATGACATGTCTTTTAAAGAAATTTCAAAGATAATGGGGTATGTTCCAGCAGCTGCCAATGATATGTTTTCAATGACTGTAATTGATTCCATATTGATTGGAAGATACCCTCATAAAATTGGAGTTCTCCTACTAATGAAGATGTAG
- a CDS encoding FecCD family ABC transporter permease: protein MKSHTANELSKNDLKRMYTTREDVSLGYGKYLWKKRMFIIVCVVISILIAGYAVTVGSYPIGFFESYQIIINHILGNVTDATKDLIVWESRLPRIIAGALVGVGLSIAGATMQSTMKNPLADPYTTGISSGASFGATIAIILGITVVGSSYGVVINAFIFSLIPAAVIIVISGLRKASPTVMILSGIAVMYVFNALTTVIMLMANPEDLAAVYNWQVGTLAKSKWETLPVMAAVTLIGSVVLVTLSNKLNILATGDESAKSLGIDANKLRLFCLVVVSFLAAGIVSFTGVIGFVGLVAPHVARIFIGSDNRYLLPASAAFGVALVLISDVIGRTVIYPAVLQVGVVTAFLGGPLFLYLLVKQRKEAW from the coding sequence GTGAAAAGTCATACAGCCAATGAACTCTCAAAAAATGATCTTAAACGGATGTATACTACAAGAGAAGATGTATCTCTGGGCTATGGAAAATATCTTTGGAAAAAACGAATGTTCATAATCGTTTGTGTAGTCATCTCCATACTCATTGCAGGTTATGCAGTTACTGTTGGAAGTTACCCAATAGGATTTTTTGAATCATATCAGATAATTATCAACCACATTCTGGGAAATGTAACAGATGCTACAAAAGATCTGATAGTTTGGGAAAGTCGTCTGCCGCGCATTATTGCAGGAGCACTAGTTGGGGTAGGCCTTTCGATAGCAGGGGCTACAATGCAAAGCACCATGAAAAATCCTCTGGCTGATCCATATACTACTGGGATATCCTCAGGTGCTTCCTTTGGAGCGACCATTGCTATAATTTTAGGAATCACAGTTGTGGGTTCATCCTACGGTGTCGTAATAAATGCATTTATATTTTCATTGATCCCAGCAGCGGTCATCATTGTCATATCGGGATTGAGAAAAGCGTCTCCTACCGTAATGATCCTTTCTGGAATAGCAGTGATGTATGTTTTCAATGCTCTGACCACTGTAATCATGTTAATGGCAAATCCAGAGGATCTTGCAGCTGTTTACAACTGGCAGGTGGGAACATTAGCTAAGTCAAAATGGGAAACACTTCCTGTTATGGCTGCGGTCACACTCATTGGATCTGTTGTCTTAGTAACCCTTTCGAATAAGTTGAATATCCTGGCAACTGGAGATGAAAGTGCAAAATCGCTAGGCATAGATGCAAACAAACTAAGATTATTTTGTTTGGTAGTCGTATCTTTTTTGGCTGCTGGTATTGTAAGTTTCACGGGAGTGATTGGTTTTGTGGGTCTAGTTGCACCACATGTTGCAAGAATATTTATCGGTTCAGACAATCGATATCTGCTTCCTGCTTCAGCAGCGTTTGGAGTGGCATTAGTATTGATTTCTGATGTAATTGGAAGAACTGTAATCTATCCTGCAGTTTTACAGGTTGGTGTCGTGACTGCTTTCCTGGGAGGTCCCTTATTCTTATATCTCCTAGTAAAACAGAGAAAGGAGGCGTGGTGA